The Syntrophales bacterium nucleotide sequence AAGGTAAATGTAAAACTAACCCCCCACACAAGAAACGAACTTTCTCTGTCAGCAAACGCTGTGTCCTGCTGAATACTTCTCTTTTTCATATCGTTTTTCGCATCATGGCACAGGGGAAAAACATAAGACACTTGGGGGGTCACAGTAATCCAGTCTACAGGTTTCACAGGTAAGGATATCGATACAACCCCATCATGGAAGTTTCGGTAATGGTCATTCTTTGATCCATCGGGCCTCGTATCTGTTCCATCATCGTTTATCCTACGTCTTTCATCATCCTGACTGATGAGATAGCTACCCGAGGCGGCTAACCTCAGAGACACAGTCTTCGATAGATCAAAGGTGTGAGACAGCTCCATCAAAATATACCACCTCTGGGAACTATCGAAACTCCTTGAAATACTCAAATAAGGGTTCAGATAGGTGTTAATACCAAACGCCAAAGTGAAGTCTTGATCATCCTTCTGCCCTGAGCCTGCGTTTGCATAATAAGTATACGTGGCAGAACCACGGACGATACCCCATGTTCGCTCGTAAGAGAGTTTAATATCCGTCTCTGTCCATTTCTGTCTAGTATCTCCCTTCTTCGTTGAAGTCTCCTCCAAATAGGGTTTGGTGTCGAGGTTGCCCCATACTACGACACTCCATGGAGCGTAGGAGAACTTCAACTGAGGCTGAATAACCAAGCTATGCCGTGACAGCTCATCTCCGTTGGAAACATACGCATTCAACATCGCAACTGTAATTTCTGTTGTTGGTTTAACCTTACCCTCCGTTTCTGCATGAACTAAACTCTCGTAGGGAACGAGGGAACATAAAATTAAAAACAAAAGAATCCTAATACAACCTACTCTCATGTACATGCCTAAAACCTCCACAATTTTTCACTATCTCGTTTGCAAGACAGATGCCGAGGGAAAGAAGCAGATCAATTTTTTCTTGAAAATAATTCGGGCGTTCCTTTAATACATTTTTATGTTAAACTTAGCAAAAAAATTAAACTTCTTCATTAACACTCATCTTGAGTTTTTCGGCCGCATTCAGAATACCCTTGCGGAACTTTGGGATATTCTTATAGATGCGGTGGAAAACTTCATCGATAACGGAGATACAAATCAAGCTGCAGCTATATCACTGTATGCACTTCTCTCACTTATCCCCCTTATCATTCTTTATTTGATAATGGCAGCACACTTCTTTGGAACCCAAGAGGCATTACAGCAACAGATTTTGGAAGGTATGCGCAATGTAATACCCCAAATCTCAGAAAATCTTCTAAAAAGCCTCGGAGATATACAACAGAAAGAAAAGGCTCTGGGTTGGATAGGAATCGCATCGCTCTTGTGGTTTTCCGCAATGATATTTGGCTCAATGGAAACAGCACTAAATATAACCTTCCGTTCACACAAAAAAAGAAACTATCTTCTATCTAAAGCTTTGGCAGTGGTAATGATTCCCACGGTTATGACAATAGGGATGATAAGCTTTGCAATTACAAGTATTATTCTTGTAATTACTCAGCATCCTGTCCTCACTAACGAACTTACTCCCCTCCTTCCACCGATGCAGCGTATGATCATCAAGTACTTAGTCCCCTATGCAATTATGGTAACTTTTTTCACGATTATTTACAAAACTGTCCCTACAGTCCATATTCCTTTCAAAGTGGCCCTGCTGGGTAGCGCAATTTTTTCCTTGCTTACAGAAACAGCCAAACATCTCTTCACGTGGTATGTCGCTAACTACACACGGTATAGCATTATCTTCGGCTCCTTGGAAACCATTGTAATACTAATCATATGGGTCTTCTACGCAGGTATCATCTTCCTTTTCTGTGCTGAGTTTATGTCTTCATACATTAGACAGAATACGATAATGCTTGAAAGGGCGCTCATAAAAAGCAGGGCTAAAGGTTTGCGAATCAACGAGAGACTTTTAAAGAGGTTCGGTCGAATTTATCCCAGAGGTACCTACATATTTCATGAAGGCGATACAGGAAACGAAATGTATTACATCATTTCGGGAAAGGTCGGGATAGAGAAACAAGCAGGTCATGTCAAAAAGTTACTGATGGTCCTTGAGAGGGGACAATACTTTGGTGAAATGGCAGCCTTTGTAGACACTCCACGTACCGCATCTGCCGTCGCCCTTGAAGACACTTCTCTGGCCATTTTTCACCACGATATCGTAAAAAATCTTTTAAAGGAAAATGAAGAGATATCAATGCTGATGCTTAGGGAGTTTTCCGTCCGCCTGAAAAACACCAACGAATCTTTAGAAACAGCCACAAAAGAATGGATAAAAACCCTGACACTTTTGTTCTTAACGTATGTTCCCGTTCCTACCCGACTGGATTATATTGTCACAAAAATTACAGCGCTTACGGGAAGAGACGGAGATGATATTGAAGCCATCTTGTGGGAACTCCACGGTAAGGGAGTATTGACTATAGACAACAATGTAATAACGCAGATCAACAAGGAAAAAGGATGGGAGGTTGTGGCAGAGAGAATCTAATATTCGTAAAATGACATGAATCCTGAGAACAAATCTCCTTCAGCAGATCCTTGGCACTAACTCCCCAACGGGAAGATCTATCTCTCGGAATCCACCGAATCTTGATCGAAGGAGTAGCCGGCCTCGACCCTTGCCCTTCACCACACCCACCACAGTAGCTTCTCTGCCGTATTCATGGGAGCGCATAACATCCATAACTTTTTCCACATCGGGATAAGGGCAGAACATTACCACCCTACCTTCACAGGCTAAAAATAAAGGATCAAACCCCAAAAGTTCACAGACACCTTTCACATGGTCTCTTACAGGTATACATTCCTCCTGCAACTCCAGTACAACATCCGCTTGCTTGGCAATTTCCGCCAGCACAGCTCCCAAACCGCCCCTCGTGGGATCACGCATGAAATGGACATCCACACCGGAACGCAGGATGCTGCTAATTAAGCCATTCAGAGGAGCAGAGTCTGAAAGTATATCGGCGCTTATGCCGAGCTCGCGTCTTTTACACAGAATGGCTGCACCGTGGTCTCCCACTGGACCACTTACAATTATTACATCCCCTTCAGAAATGCGCTCCACTGATAGGTCAATCCCAGGTTCAACAATACCCACTCCCGACGTATTAATAAAAATACCATCCGCACTTCTTCTCGCTACAACTTTTGTATCACCTGTTACAATAACCACACCCGCCTTTTTCGCCGCTTCCGCCATCGATGTGACTATGCGTTGAAGATCATCCATAGGAAACCCTTCTTCGATGATGAACCCCGCACTAATCGCCAGAGGGATACCTCCGCACACCGCTAAATCGTTCACCGTACCAAAAACAGCAAGAGAACCAATATCTCCTCCGGGAAAAAATATGGGATCCACAACATAAGAGTCTGTCGTGAAACAGAGCTTTACATCTTTAACCTCGATCAGCGCACTGTCATCCAGTCTTTCCAGTGCAACATTTCTAAAAACAGGAAGAAACAACTCCTTCACCAGCTCATGACTTAACAAACCGCCACTACCATGCTCGATAAGCACTCTTCTATGTTTTTTCATGCGAAAAGATCCCTCTTCTTCAGTATAGACGCACCGACAACTGCCTGACCAAAAGATATACCACCATCGTTTATGGGCACATCTCTGTTAGTATGGACTTCAAAGTAGCAACG carries:
- a CDS encoding YihY family inner membrane protein — its product is MLNLAKKLNFFINTHLEFFGRIQNTLAELWDILIDAVENFIDNGDTNQAAAISLYALLSLIPLIILYLIMAAHFFGTQEALQQQILEGMRNVIPQISENLLKSLGDIQQKEKALGWIGIASLLWFSAMIFGSMETALNITFRSHKKRNYLLSKALAVVMIPTVMTIGMISFAITSIILVITQHPVLTNELTPLLPPMQRMIIKYLVPYAIMVTFFTIIYKTVPTVHIPFKVALLGSAIFSLLTETAKHLFTWYVANYTRYSIIFGSLETIVILIIWVFYAGIIFLFCAEFMSSYIRQNTIMLERALIKSRAKGLRINERLLKRFGRIYPRGTYIFHEGDTGNEMYYIISGKVGIEKQAGHVKKLLMVLERGQYFGEMAAFVDTPRTASAVALEDTSLAIFHHDIVKNLLKENEEISMLMLREFSVRLKNTNESLETATKEWIKTLTLLFLTYVPVPTRLDYIVTKITALTGRDGDDIEAILWELHGKGVLTIDNNVITQINKEKGWEVVAERI
- the hypE gene encoding hydrogenase expression/formation protein HypE, giving the protein MKKHRRVLIEHGSGGLLSHELVKELFLPVFRNVALERLDDSALIEVKDVKLCFTTDSYVVDPIFFPGGDIGSLAVFGTVNDLAVCGGIPLAISAGFIIEEGFPMDDLQRIVTSMAEAAKKAGVVIVTGDTKVVARRSADGIFINTSGVGIVEPGIDLSVERISEGDVIIVSGPVGDHGAAILCKRRELGISADILSDSAPLNGLISSILRSGVDVHFMRDPTRGGLGAVLAEIAKQADVVLELQEECIPVRDHVKGVCELLGFDPLFLACEGRVVMFCPYPDVEKVMDVMRSHEYGREATVVGVVKGKGRGRLLLRSRFGGFREIDLPVGELVPRIC